The Kluyveromyces marxianus DMKU3-1042 DNA, complete genome, chromosome 7 DNA segment GAACAAGAATTGAACACCGAAATCGGACCTATCCCATCCCAAATTGATAAATCCTTATATGTGGCTGAAGACAGCTCGGCGGTCCCAATTCCATTCCCATTGGAATCTTTGCCAAACGCCCGTGCTCCTGGTCAACAAAATGAAAGCGCTGACCCATTGCCTCCTCAACAAACACAGGTGCAATTCCACGCTCCTccacaacagcaacaacagcaattGCCACAACATGTGCAACAGCAAatgcaacagcaacaacaacaacaacaacattaCCAACAAATGCCAAACCAACAACTACATCCACAATCTCAGCAATACGCTCAACCACCTCTTCCACAACAACATTACCAACAACAAGGTTATCCTCCTCAAAATTTCCCTCCTCAAGGCTATCCGCCTCAGCAATATGCTCAACCTCCTCAACAATAAAATAGAGACCTAAGCTAGTGTCATTgtactttatttttattttatttttttgtctttcttttgtttcccaGGAGGAGAAAGCCTAGTGAATACCTACTTTCCTTTGTTGAAGACACaagctgcttcttcttcttcttcttctttcgaTACATgcgaaagaagaataatgCTCGTTATTGCTTACGATCTGTTTtaaaaatcaaaaccaagATAATTGGAACTTCTGAAAtgttaaaatcaaaattaaCGATGAACATTGCAAATTAATTCTTCTGTCAATTGTTATAAGAATCGAATtccttttttattattactattactattactattactatcCTTCAATTCATCGTCATACTCACCGAAATCGAAATCGAAACcataatcatcatcatattaCATCCTGTTTTGTTCAGGCAAATCAGTAACATAAAAATAGTGGTTTAATGACTCGTACATTAGAcgttgaaaaaaaaaacattaaaaacctgaaaaaaaaaaatcaataacCAATTTCATCTCAATTGGTACTCTAACTGCTACTCTGAAGAAAGTAGCAATCATTTGAATGCTATTGTTATCctatcttctttttttttttttttttttttttttggaaagcTTTACAATGGTGAACTACACAAACAATGACTTATTACCTTGTCATGAAATTATGAAATCGAACAATCTTCCATAGCAGTATACATTCTGCTTTCTATTCTTATTGATGTGTTTCTAACGttaaaatattatttttaccCTATTCTCGCAACAATGTTTAGTCACTATCAGAGAATCGTTCaaaattgatttcatttccaCGTTGGAATCACTGTGTATCTACATATTGTTttaaatatgtatataaaaatCATCTAATTCAGTTCCAAAATCACCATCATTCATGTATAAAAACATGATCTCCATCGAAAATCCTTATCTTCTCCTATACCTTTTTTCGTGTATCTCATTCGAACCGCTTTGGATAATTtgtatatatctatatatattttattttttatataaaaACCTATTAGATATTGAATCAAAGCTGAATCAACTAAAAGAACGCACATTGATATCCGTAAAAAGACCCTTTTTCCAACATAAGAAAGTCACCAATCCGCCATGTCTTCCTTTGATATCAGCGAAGAACGTGCATTGATCAAAGCAGCTGATAGATACATTTCAGAGAAGATTGAACAACACTTCTCTGAGAAATTCGCTCCTAAAACCCTTATAATATGTGGATCTGGTCTCGGAGGTATTTCTACCAGGGTTTCTGAAACCCCTAAGCCTTTGGTTCTACCTTATTCATCTATTCCAGGATTCAAGGTGAGTACTGTTCCAGGTCATAATGGTGAATTGATCTTTGGATTCATGAATGATTCTCCAGTGGTTTTGATGAATGGTCGTTTACACTCTTATGAAGGGCATTCCTTGGTCGAGACTGTTCATCCTATCAGATCTTTACACATGCTAAACTCTATTGAGACATTGATTGTTACGAACGCTGCTGGTGGTATAAATGCTTCGTTTAAAACTGGTGATTTGATGTGCGTTTATGATCATATCAATTTCCCTGGTTTATGTGGCTTCCATCCATTAAGAGGACCAAACTTTGATGAGTACGGACCAAGGTTTTTAGCTACGAGTGATGCCTACGACTTGGAACTGCGTAAACTATTGTTTGCCAAGCAAAAGGAGCTCAAGATTGAAAGAACTATCCATGAAGGTACTTATGCATTTGTTCATGGTCCAACGTTCGAGAGTAGAGCAGAGTCACGCTTCTTGAGAATGGCAGGTGCAGATGCTGTTGGTATGAGTACCGTGCCCGAAGTCGTCACAGCTAGACATTGTGGCTGGAAAGTACTTGCTTTGTCTTTGATTACCAATGAATGTGTTGTTGACCCTCCAGCCAGTGTACGCGATGAGAAACCAGTGCCAATTCAGGAAGGTAAAGCGACCCATGCTGAGGTGTTGGAAAATAGTGCTAAGGCTTCTAAAGATGTTCAAGACTTGATTTATGCTATTGTTGCTGAGTTATAACGAGAACTGAAGATAAGaggaaagaggaagaaaagaaaaagccCCTCGGTATTAGGTCCTCTTTGCACATATGATATCTACGGTGATTGTGCCCAAGTCTGTTTATCATAATGCTTTGTAACGCCTAGAAGTCAAGAGTTATAGCGAGGAAAGGttaaaatatattctaAGAATGTGGCTGTTGCCTTTTTATTTCGACATAGAGAGCATCTAGTCatgatatataaaaatacacacatataGAAAAAGTGACTAGTTATTATATATCCTGGGTTTTTATTCTGTTACTTGACCTGCAGGTTCCCACTTACCTTCCAAGTTTTCTTTCCACAAGGTAACAGTGTTATCACCACAAGATAGGGCTAAGATATTACCTGACAAAGACCAGCTAGCTCTCCATAACACATCAGGGAATTTATCTTCTTTTAGTAAAGTCTTTTTCCATGTATCTTCATTGTTATCTTGGGTCCAGATGATACAAGTACGGTCCTGTGACACTGAAGCTAAGTAGGAGCGAGATAAGACTGTTGGTGACCAAGCAACATCTCTGACCCAATCAGAATGACCTTCCAGAGTATGCTCAAGTAGGTAAGTGGCAGCTTCGGGATTAAATCTCCAAATTTTTACCAGATTGTCTGCACCACCAGTGACAAATCTGCGTACTTGTTGAGCGGAGTTCGTAGAGTTGGAATGGGCAGAGTGTTGCTGTAATGTAGCTGGTGCCCAGCACGCGGTATTAGCGCCAATCGCATGCGCGTCGATAATAATTGGTGCAGTGGTTCCATTTTCCTTAAATTCGACTACGGACACCTTACCATCACTAGATGCTGCTAATAGTAGTGGGCCGTATTCATGAGGAGCCCATTGAATACTATTCACAGATGCAGAGTGCACCTCGTGCGCAGCAATTTGTGACCATCTGCCGTTAActtctttccaaatcaaAACCTTACCATCATAAGAACAAGAAGCCAAAATCACACCGAACTTTGGATGAGCCCAATCAACTTGCCAGACAGGACCCTCATGTCCTTGTAATGTATCTATTAACTTATGTGTCTCTCCATCAACCTCGAAGATCTTAATCGTGTGGTCTGAAGAACAAGTTGCAAGTCTCTTGCCATAGTAATCTAGAACTGCATCATGAATCAGCTCTGTGTGAGCATTGTTTATCGCAACCATGATGAACTGGTATTATAATTTCCacttaataataatgagtGGCACAAACTTTGTATCCAATTGATCAATTGGGTATCCTATTCATCCAAAATGCTAGATAAATAAATATGTAAGACTTGTTCATCATTAagattcttttgtttctatgTCGTTTGGATCTCTAGAACATCACTGGATCCGGGTAACATTTTAAATATAGTATACAGTTTACAAATTCTGGAGCAGTTGTGGTGTCTAGGAGGGCCAAGGAGGCCATTTGAACCGTGTTACCATAATCCGAACTAGATTCTTAACTCACTGGTTATCTATGGTGTTGTTCTTTATGCAAGTTACTCTCATaaaatattttaattttactctatttatttattatcattattctgttcatcaaagaatctCTATATGGCAAAGAACATGATGTTCAGATCACCCCCAGGGGCTTCAGCATCCAAGTTAGCATCTCCATCGCCGTcgttattgttgttacgCCTTATAGGAACCCCATTAACCCGGATATTTAAGTTTCCTCTGAAAAATGTAACGATAAACGAGCCCAGAATAATACCTAATGTTATAATAATCATTAGTAGATCCTCGTTCATGTCGAATATAACCCAGTTGATGAATTTTGTGACTTTCTTGAGCCACTTTATATTTCCAACCGTCTTAAGTAGGGAAGTTTTCGGACCATTACGTGGGCCCTCTCTTACATGTTttgatgatattcttttcttataAAACAAATTGGTCCAATCTGATGACCTGCTTCTATGAGGTTTCGATATATTCAACGATGcaaacttctttgaagCCCATGATAGTATCCAATGTACGTAGAGTTTCAGAAGAGTTAGTTTAAGTGCCAATGAGTCAGGGAGGTGTCTTTCATAAAGACTCTTGGCAAGATGGAAGTCCTGTTCCACACCGAGACCATGCTCGTACATATAACCTAaattccaaatatttggagAACTGTACGAGAAATACGTTCTGTGCTTATTGAAAAAGTATCTTTGGTGCTTCATGTACAATTCAACGGTCTTTTTATACTCTCCAACTTCAAAATACATGTTTCCTGCAACGGTAGCAGAATCGATAGACCCCTGTTGAGCTGCGAGTAGATAATAACGCAATGCTGTCTGCCATCTAGCCTCTGGGATGTTAGGAGGATCTTCGAATAGTCTGTTTGGTTGGTACATAATCCAAGCTGCTGAGACTTGGGCATTCAAGTATCCCTGCTCTGCGGCCATTGAATAATACCATAGAGCTACCTCAGATTCTCCTCTTAAGAGTGCTAGAAATGCATCCTTCAAATATGGGGCCATGTATTGTTCATTGCTCTCCACAAACTCCTTATAGTTTTCCAGTGGGTAATTATAATTGTATGTTGTGTGTTCTCGTATGGATTGTTTAGCATTTTCGAAATACGATGGTATATGTCCCATACCTACTGACCGATCCAATGcatcttttatttcatcttctcGAAGAAGGGAAGGGTTATCACATCCTAGTTTCCAAAGATGAAATTTGTCGGAGCCTAAGCCATTGTTAAAGatggtttgttttttgtagAATTCTAGGGCTCGATTTGGATCATTTCTATAGTACTGAGCAATTACACCAAGATATTCGTTTGCCGAATTGTGTCCCTTTACAGCCTCGTTAAGTATAGCTGCCTGCTTGAAGTACTTTTCAGCTAAATCTATATCTCTTTCAACACCTTCACCTCTGAGATAATGAATTCCCAACAATTCTACacacaaagaaaaatagaa contains these protein-coding regions:
- the PNP1 gene encoding purine-nucleoside phosphorylase, with amino-acid sequence MSSFDISEERALIKAADRYISEKIEQHFSEKFAPKTLIICGSGLGGISTRVSETPKPLVLPYSSIPGFKVSTVPGHNGELIFGFMNDSPVVLMNGRLHSYEGHSLVETVHPIRSLHMLNSIETLIVTNAAGGINASFKTGDLMCVYDHINFPGLCGFHPLRGPNFDEYGPRFLATSDAYDLELRKLLFAKQKELKIERTIHEGTYAFVHGPTFESRAESRFLRMAGADAVGMSTVPEVVTARHCGWKVLALSLITNECVVDPPASVRDEKPVPIQEGKATHAEVLENSAKASKDVQDLIYAIVAEL
- the SEC13 gene encoding GTPase-activating protein SEC13; the protein is MVAINNAHTELIHDAVLDYYGKRLATCSSDHTIKIFEVDGETHKLIDTLQGHEGPVWQVDWAHPKFGVILASCSYDGKVLIWKEVNGRWSQIAAHEVHSASVNSIQWAPHEYGPLLLAASSDGKVSVVEFKENGTTAPIIIDAHAIGANTACWAPATLQQHSAHSNSTNSAQQVRRFVTGGADNLVKIWRFNPEAATYLLEHTLEGHSDWVRDVAWSPTVLSRSYLASVSQDRTCIIWTQDNNEDTWKKTLLKEDKFPDVLWRASWSLSGNILALSCGDNTVTLWKENLEGKWEPAGQVTE
- the HRD3 gene encoding ubiquitin ligase complex subunit HRD3 is translated as MVMLIHLVYILLLHLTRFADSASNGDEAWNSAQRLLGKLPIPQDLRRSNALEYDPFANFADDRIRLTIPMDYYEGQREREYYKFWQDSITEAQMEFYQLLQHASLEGSHQSDAHWVLKDMFLYGKHCFPHNKTLAHYHLEKFNQLTEGKNSTALFELSVMYSTGFFGTIEKDTAKALIYLQESARLENLQAKQALAYRYDRGVDLIEDKSKSLILYESIANTLRSKYSYEEWFINFPIIESYNVQIPDLTGEGLMGSQRIHHHSSAKRLTKKKPKEVESLFPSSGNGFAEYDEFSIYQQEDDFETDKISDIYYVALNNFYGSYTILRNPEASASILNLTYAKYIDKVSTMELFSKFYFSLCVELLGIHYLRGEGVERDIDLAEKYFKQAAILNEAVKGHNSANEYLGVIAQYYRNDPNRALEFYKKQTIFNNGLGSDKFHLWKLGCDNPSLLREDEIKDALDRSVGMGHIPSYFENAKQSIREHTTYNYNYPLENYKEFVESNEQYMAPYLKDAFLALLRGESEVALWYYSMAAEQGYLNAQVSAAWIMYQPNRLFEDPPNIPEARWQTALRYYLLAAQQGSIDSATVAGNMYFEVGEYKKTVELYMKHQRYFFNKHRTYFSYSSPNIWNLGYMYEHGLGVEQDFHLAKSLYERHLPDSLALKLTLLKLYVHWILSWASKKFASLNISKPHRSRSSDWTNLFYKKRISSKHVREGPRNGPKTSLLKTVGNIKWLKKVTKFINWVIFDMNEDLLMIIITLGIILGSFIVTFFRGNLNIRVNGVPIRRNNNNDGDGDANLDAEAPGGDLNIMFFAI